Proteins co-encoded in one Malus sylvestris chromosome 9, drMalSylv7.2, whole genome shotgun sequence genomic window:
- the LOC126583213 gene encoding mitochondrial arginine transporter BAC2-like, producing the protein MDFWPEFLASSWGREFVAGGVGGMAGVVSGYPLDTLRVLQQSSPSGSAFSILCNVVCAEGPIALYRGMAAPMAAVTFQNAMVFQVYAILSRTCDPSVSAKDPPSYKGVALGGFGTGAIQSLILSPVELVKIRLQLQRDAKSKPHQLQSHNGPIDVAKSIMRAEGLRGIYRGLFITVLREAPSYGLYFWTYEYIREKLHPGCRKTGEESLQTMLVAGGLAGIASWICCYPLDVVKTRLQAQDPSQYLPPRYSGIADCFRKSVRDDGYGVLWRGLGTAVSRAFLVNGAIFATYEIALRCLFSNSSRAIQTEKMQSS; encoded by the exons ATGGATTTCTGGCCAGAGTTTCTTGCGAGCAGTTGGGGAAGAGAGTTTGTGGCAGGAGGGGTTGGAGGGATGGCTGGTGTAGTCTCTGGTTATCCCCTCGACACTCTCCGGGTCTTGCAACAGAGCTCGCCTTCAGGCTCGGCCTTCAGCATCCTCTGTAATGTGGTCTGCGCTGAAGGCCCAATTGCCCTCTACAGAGGCATGGCTGCTCCCATGGCAGCTGTCACCTTCCAG AATGCCATGGTTTTCCAGGTATATGCTATCCTCTCCCGAACCTGCGATCCTTCTGTTTCCGCCAAAGACCCTCCTTCATACAAAGGTGTTGCTCTAGGAGGATTTGGCACAGGTGCTATACAGAGCCTAATACTCAGTCCTGTAGAACTTGTAAAAATCCGACTTCAACTCCAACGTGATGCAAAATCAAAACCCCATCAGCTGCAATCTCACAACGGCCCTATAGATGTTGCCAAAAGCATAATGAGAGCAGAAGGCTTAAGGGGAATATATAGAGGACTTTTTATTACTGTCCTTAGGGAAGCGCCGTCCTATGGCTTATACTTCTGGACTTATGAGTATATAAGAGAGAAGCTTCACCCAGGCTGCAGAAAGACCGGCGAAGAGAGCTTGCAAACAATGCTGGTGGCAGGAGGGCTAGCGGGAATTGCCAGCTGGATTTGTTGTTATCCCTTAGATGTTGTGAAAACGAGATTGCAGGCTCAAGATCCATCTCAGTACCTTCCACCCAGATATTCCGGCATTGCTGATTGCTTTCGGAAGAGTGTGAGAGATGATGGTTATGGGGTGCTATGGCGAGGATTAGGAACTGCGGTTTCTAGAGCATTTCTGGTGAATGGGGCCATTTTTGCTACTTATGAGATTGCTCTGAGGTGCCTATTCAGCAACAGCAGTAGAGCCATTCAGACAGAGAAGATGCAGTCTAGCTAG